The Denticeps clupeoides chromosome 5, fDenClu1.1, whole genome shotgun sequence genome includes a region encoding these proteins:
- the rusc1 gene encoding uncharacterized protein rusc1 isoform X1: MHSSSRNSVPPRPRRRVEAKPQGHVTKREDKNMNGTLNTVSSSPGRGSRGPPESSRLRAGAQAGRKPVAQPALMRQQQHQGQLVAAKAKPRAGNAVSNLPPPVVDPNCNEPRLPCLCCDGHSPQDSNSLFNHNHNNNNTIAMRHHLGLQAPHGRDEEKVEKEAEEAKEAEQSPDEAQEENIISAASQDKEKAEESPITDDKEKSDEDECDTDIDASEEVDVNGNAEEQQDADDDDDDEDDDDTLVPSCCDCPASMLEFSLSSSTSSSSTSISSCSDFELDCMDTFSLQKQEEPAGYPPRNSTVTQPCTLPLDASMEHISSPCSPDEGYPSAPSSPCSDFTESNGKPGLIGTKMKFLDSIDDIRFYRVVQMAQWDLADEMGLRDRLDHLYRLENVNKQLKMTYLAKLQEGMGFEEEDLSGVLDEMGNTEIPWKLYKGDSQCYSQEFSDAGVDLTAPSDLDEPAADSLAPSPLEPPPRPPKPTTRHIISQPETHTYINISGNSPVMSSTTPPSFSTFSPLPSAKASKKSIPDPPALPPPPSQTVPYFTLYTASPTLASPTPPIPPPRRRHKARLEAQRCAQLQADKSPMSLPPPTSKPPPLPPPPALPSPPKIPPPPSLPPPPSFHALDVEIRKLLALAGLTQAELLKLSPELGVCVSGILVDEDDVTIPEPSRMSQVQEKKVKDNRMQTGDEKGKGTVEMDGWTEKIGGTQGPKAIDVEAHVVEDREANGDTLKTTSFTEMARRRKRNGGSTNSSCSCSSYYSTTNSSASSLESFDHASVLSDTPPPPPPRPLPPCPRVLPEPPELPPLKSCTLPANASRPERFDWLIAFTPDTETPPLEKRKVAGEGTFLKATLGSRVTTFKELRYKSKQSSPPAPSEPEPDPAVITPDPDILYNLKWRKEKSDGDGSQWEYTSQAQASFFRPPPPTPASLALFREMRHLNIEGGGQLETNSSPKIGCSVSEGNLLTMNVEREADGHYRKSEEKASQVRGRADGGRTWESRTAVSSPPLSLVLPHSLPSPYFLHSAPIPNAPLNWRAGFSGARPYNEDGGPHDSPLCHVESSYLHDRRGRSTLNAPHGCSNGREDDHYGKDFRGDALQRDTGDDDIDSLYRADAGRLGQKKLFLDFTGTDSSSTQNQGDTTPYKNIAMLRYASVAAHRAGDKTHVDVDSLYASDSFLNQSVPPADRSQIPSLPGYYLYHPKNCPLHKGAPPRLSPVGAISPPHRSGPLGPGADMSRLCSPLFPRSHTLPALAVPFYFPYLYSPSARAPERQIRPSYGHTVRSLSFTDSLQRGGFWMGEDARAPLRGQGLSSLCLQEKRALVSAVSVAVEAILSQFNSSRTLVQKSLLALSGDSSVNPSLGRLVLQCLCPALRNLLSDGLKPHQSDLIAGRRPNSPWGLVQASTKTGPSTQALHALQCRVAELPQLKQSRHRFNAFLLGLLNIKLLDYWISHLQTCSDLLETYYRPNSFMLLSLTACQPLFEELLLLLQPLSLLTFNLDLLFQHHHLDPASPAVSPAYQSPPSQDLRFRSSSLAPPPGRRLEKVPEQSVAAAASRNLQPGSRGPVTVTACVSKRETSPQLQWLQEKEIAPPEDEAGNRLSQQAGQVIQEGWGAVLRWGERLGQNLGALRSAGEGACEDAKRGSPSDRCSTQDLIRPSKDESQWDRSAALPWGLGRLFGASKSPTDPPAHTPPTRRPSHWLAPSVSVLTRMVSNTKSNLPDKITLESSEEKLTEKEREESGGNGTRVSRPLCLPRAVRTLCDHSGLGAELSFQKGEELVVLGGVDQDWIRCRQGDKEGLVPISYTSLIM; the protein is encoded by the exons ATGCACTCCTCTTCTCGCAACTCGGTGCCGCCGCGGCCCCGTCGACGTGTCGAGGCAAAGCcacaaggtcatgtgaccaaaagGGAGGACAAAAACATGAACGGCACACTTAACACAGTCTCCTCTTCCCCTGGACGGGGCAGCCGAGGACCTCCTGAGTCTTCCAGGTTACGAGCTGGCGCCCAGGCGGGCCGTAAGCCTGTTGCTCAGCCAGCATTAATGCGGCAGCAGCAACATCAAGGCCAGCTTGTGGCAGCTAAAGCAAAACCCAGGGCTGGAAATGCAGTGTCCAACTTGCCCCCTCCTGTTGTCGATCCGAACTGCAACGAACCAAGGCTGCCTTGTCTTTGTTGTGATGGCCACTCCCCCCAGGACAGTAACAGCCTCTTCAAtcacaaccacaacaacaacaacaccatcGCCATGAGACATCATTTAGGGCTTCAGGCCCCACATGGCAGAGATGAGGAAAAGGTGGAGAAGGAGGCAGAGGAGGCTAAGGAAGCAGAACAAAGTCCTGATGAGGCACAAGAGGAGAACATTATCAGTGCTGCCTCTCAGGATAAAGAGAAAGCAGAGGAAAGTCCCATCACAGATGACAAAGAAAAATCTGATGAAGATGAGTGCGACACTGATATTGACGCTAGTGAGGAGGTAGATGTCAATGGAAATGCCGAAGAGCAACAggatgctgatgatgatgacgacgacgaggatgatgatgatacaTTAGTACCTTCTTGTTGTGATTGCCCAGCCTCAATGCTGGAGTTCTCTCTGTCTTCATCTACCTCATCATCTTCTACATCCATCAGTAGCTGCTCTGATTTTGAACTGGATTGCATGGATACATTCTCTTTGCAAAAGCAAGAGGAACCAGCAGGGTATCCACCACGTAACTCTACTGTGACCCAACCCTGCACCCTTCCACTGGATGCCTCCATGGAGCACATCTCTTCACCCTGCTCCCCAGATGAAGGCTATCCCTCTGCGCCTTCCTCTCCATGCTCTGATTTTACTGAAAGCAATGGGAAACCAGGTCTGATTGGGACCAAAATGAAATTTTTAGATTCTATTGACGATATCAGATTCTATCGAGTTGTCCAAATGGCACAGTGGGACTTGGCAGATGAGATGGGGCTGAGAGATCGACTGGACCACCTGTACAGGTTGGAGAATGTGAACAAACAGTTAAAAATGACTTACCTGGCAAAGCTTCAAGAAGGAATGGGTTTTGAGGAAGAAGATCTCTCAGGTGTGTTGGATGAGATGGGAAACACTGAAATTCCCTGGAAACTGTACAAAGGAGACAGTCAGTGTTACTCCCAGGAATTCTCTGATGCTGGTGTGGACCTCACCGCTCCATCAGATTTGGATGAGCCAGCTGCAGATTCTCTTGCTCCTTCACCACTTGAGCCACCACCAAGGCCCCCGAAACCTACAACGAGGCACATTATTAGCCAACCTgaaactcacacatacataaatataagtGGAAACTCACCTGTAATGTCTTCAACTACGCCACCTTCCTTCAGTACATTCTCGCCGTTGCCATCTGCTAAGGCCAGTAAGAAGTCCATTCCAGACCCTCCAGCcctgcctcctcctccatctcaaACCGTACCCTACTTCACCCTGTACACTGCTAGTCCTACCTTGGCCTCACCCACACCACCAATCCCACCCCCTAGAAGACGCCACAAGGCCCGTCTGGAGGCACAGAGGTGCGCTCAGCTTCAGGCTGACAAATCACCAATGTCACTTCCACCTCCAACCTCCAAGCCCCCACCACTACCTCCTCCACCTGCCCTGCCCTCACCCCCTAAAATTCCCCCACCACCTTCTctacctcctcctccatcctttCATGCCCTGGATGTGGAGATACGGAAACTGCTGGCCCTGGCTGGGCTGACTCAGGCAGAGCTGCTGAAGCTGAGCCCCGAGCTGGGGGTGTGCGTCAGTGGCATCCTGGTGGACGAGGATGATGTCACTATTCCAGAACCTTCTAGAATGAGTCAAgttcaagaaaagaaagtcAAAGACAACAGGATGCAAACTGGTGACGAGAAGGGAAAGGGGACAGtggagatggatggatggacagagAAGATTGGAGGAACACAGGGACCAAAAGCAATAGATGTAGAAGCACATGTGGTTGAGGATAGGGAGGCTAATGGCGACACCTTGAAGACCACCTCTTTCACAGAGATGGCAAGAAGACGCAAACGCAATGGCGGGAGTACTAACTCGAGCTGCAGCTGTAGCTCATACTATAGCACCACAAACAGCTCAGCTAGCAGCTTGGAAAGTTTTGATCATGCATCTGTGTTATCTGataccccaccaccacctcccccgCGACCTTTACCCCCATGCCCCCGTGTGCTGCCGGAGCCCCCAGAACTGCCCCCGTTAAAGTCGTGCACACTTCCAGCAAATGCATCCCGGCCGGAGCGATTTGACTGGCTCATTGCTTTCACCCCAGATACAGAGACCCCCCCTTTGGAAAAGAGGAAGGTTGCTGGTGAGGGAACGTTCCTCAAGGCCACACTGGGTTCGAGAGTAACCACTTTCAAAGAGCTTCGCTACAAAAGTAAGCAGAGCTCTCCACCAGCACCATCTGAACCAGAGCCAGATCCAGCAGTCATAACACCAGACCCCGATATCCTGTATAACCTCAAGTGGAGGAAAGAGAAGAGTGATGGTGATGGCAGCCAATGGGAGTACACGTCGCAAGCTCAAGCCTCTTTCTTTCGGCCTCCACCACCAACTCCTGCTTCACTTGCACTCTTCAGGGAGATGCGTCACCTGAACATTGAGGGTGGTGGACAGTTGGAGACCAATTCCTCGCCAAAGATTGGCTGTTCAGTTAGTGAGGGTAATCTTTTGACCATGAATGTTGAAAGGGAGGCAGATGGACACTACAGGAAATCAGAAGAGAAAGCGTCCCAAGTGAGGGGGAGAGCAGATGGAGGAAGAACGTGGGAATCAAGGACTGCAG TGTCCTCGCCGCCCCTGTCTCTTGTCCTGCCACATTCTTTACCGTCCCCTTATTTCCTGCACTCCGCCCCTATTCCCAACGCTCCCCTGAACTGGCGCGCAGGCTTCAGCGGGGCCCGGCCGTATAATGAAGACGGTGGCCCCCACGACTCCCCGCTCTGCCACGTCGAGTCCTCGTATCTCCACGACCGGCGCGGTAGAAGCACTTTAAACGCTCCGCATGGCTGCAGTAATGGCCGGGAGGACGATCATTACGGGAAGGACTTCAGAGGCGACGCTCTGCAACGTGACACCGGGGACGATGACATAGATTCTCTTTATCGTGCTGATGCTGGCAGACTCGGGCAAAAGAAGCTGTTCCTGGACTTTACCGGGACAGATTCCAGTAGCACACAAAACCAGGGAGACACCACGCCCTATAAAAACATCGCCATGCTCAGATATGCTAGCGTAGCCGCGCACCGCGCTGGCGACAAGACGCACGTGGACGTGGACTCGCTGTACGCCTCGGACTCCTTTCTAAACCAGAGCGTCCCCCCTGCAGACAGGAGCCAGATTCCATCCCTGCCCGGCTACTACCTCTATCACCCCAAAAACTGCCCCCTGCACAAAGGCGCCCCGCCTCGCCTGTCCCCAGTAGGAGCGATCTCGCCTCCACACCGGTCCGGGCCCCTGGGCCCGGGGGCGGACATGTCCCGCTTGTGCTCGCCCCTCTTTCCCCGCAGTCACACCCTCCCCGCCCTAGCGGTCCCCTTCTACTTCCCGTACCTGTACAGCCCCTCAGCCAGGGCTCCCGAGCGGCAGATACGCCCGTCGTATGGCCATA CAGTGCGCAGTCTATCATTCACCGACTCGCTACAGAGAGGAGGGTTCTGGATGGGCGAGGATGCAAGGGCTCCCTTAAGAGGTCAAGGTCTGTCCTCTCTGTGCCTGCAGGAAAAGAGAg CTCTGGTCAGTGCAGTGAGCGTCGCAGTGGAGGCCATCTTGTCTCAGTTCAACTCCTCAAGGACTCTTGTGCAGAAG TCCCTATTA GCCCTATCCGGAGACAGTAGTGTAAATCCTTCCCTGGGCCGCCTGGTGCTGCAGTGTCTTTGCCCAGCGCTCCGCAACCTGCTGTCCGACGGGCTTAAGCCACACCAAAGTGACCTCATTGCGGGCAGGAGGCCAAATTCACCATGGGGTCTCGTGCAGGCCTCCACGAAGACAG GCCCCAGCACCCAGGCCCTTCACGCCCTTCAGTGCAGAGTAGCTGAGCTGCCCCAGCTCAAACAGAGTCGTCACAGATTCAATGCTTTCCTGCTTGGCCTCCTTAA TATCAAACTCCTTGATTATTGGATTTCCCACCTGCAGACATGTAGTG ATTTGCTGGAGACATACTACCGTCCAAATTCCTTTATGCTGCTGTCACTGACTGCCTGTCAGCCTCTCTTCGAAgaacttctcctcctcctccagcctctgtctctcctgacctttaaccttgaTCTGTTGTTCCAACATCACCACCTTGACCCTGCATCCCCAGCTGTGTCTCCTGCTTATCAGAGCCCACCCAGTCAGGACCTCCGCTTCCGCAGCTCATCTCTGGCCCCGCCTCCGGGGCGTCGGCTGGAGAAGGTGCCGGAGCAGAGCGTTGCAGCAGCAGCCAGCAGGAACCTTCAACCAGGCAGTCGTGGCCCAGTGACGGTCACCGCTTGTGTCAGTAAGAGAGAGACGAGTCCCCAGCTCCAGTGGCTGCAGGAGAAAGAGATCGCGCCACCTGAAGATGAAGCTGGGAACAGGCTCTCCCAGCAGGCAGGGCAGGTCATTCAGGAGGGCTGGGGGGCTGTACTACGCTGGGGGGAGCGTTTGGGGCAAAACCTGGGGGCTTTGAGGTCTGCTGGTGAAGGGGCCTGTGAAGATGCAAAGAGAGGCTCTCCATCTGACCGCTGTAGCACACAAGACCTCATCAGACCCAGCAAAGATGAATCTCAATGGGACAGAAGTGCAGCTTTACCCTGGGGACTGGGGAGACTATTTGGTGCCTCCAAAAGTCCCACAGATCCTCCAGcacacaccccacccaccaG GCGCCCGTCTCACTGGCTTGCACCTAGTGTGTCGGTTCTCACGCGCATGGTGAGCAACACCAAAAGTAATCTCCCTGATAAGATAACACTGGAATCCAGTGAAGAAAAGctgacagagaaagaaagagaggaaagtGGAGGGAATGGAACCCGAGTCAG TCGGCCTCTTTGTCTACCCAGGGCGGTGAGGACACTGTGTGACCATTCGGGCTTGGGGGCAGAGCTGAGCTTTCAGAAGGGGGAGGAGCTCGTGGTACTGGGAGGCGTGGACCAAGACTGGATTCGCTGTCGACAGGGAGATAAGGAGGGGCTTGTTCCCATTAGCTACACCTCTCTTATCATGTAA
- the rusc1 gene encoding RUN and SH3 domain-containing protein 1 isoform X5, whose translation MHSSSRNSVPPRPRRRVEAKPQGHVTKREDKNMNGTLNTVSSSPGRGSRGPPESSRLRAGAQAGRKPVAQPALMRQQQHQGQLVAAKAKPRAGNAVSNLPPPVVDPNCNEPRLPCLCCDGHSPQDSNSLFNHNHNNNNTIAMRHHLGLQAPHGRDEEKVEKEAEEAKEAEQSPDEAQEENIISAASQDKEKAEESPITDDKEKSDEDECDTDIDASEEVDVNGNAEEQQDADDDDDDEDDDDTLVPSCCDCPASMLEFSLSSSTSSSSTSISSCSDFELDCMDTFSLQKQEEPAGYPPRNSTVTQPCTLPLDASMEHISSPCSPDEGYPSAPSSPCSDFTESNGKPGLIGTKMKFLDSIDDIRFYRVVQMAQWDLADEMGLRDRLDHLYRLENVNKQLKMTYLAKLQEGMGFEEEDLSGVLDEMGNTEIPWKLYKGDSQCYSQEFSDAGVDLTAPSDLDEPAADSLAPSPLEPPPRPPKPTTRHIISQPETHTYINISGNSPVMSSTTPPSFSTFSPLPSAKASKKSIPDPPALPPPPSQTVPYFTLYTASPTLASPTPPIPPPRRRHKARLEAQRCAQLQADKSPMSLPPPTSKPPPLPPPPALPSPPKIPPPPSLPPPPSFHALDVEIRKLLALAGLTQAELLKLSPELGVCVSGILVDEDDVTIPEPSRMSQVQEKKVKDNRMQTGDEKGKGTVEMDGWTEKIGGTQGPKAIDVEAHVVEDREANGDTLKTTSFTEMARRRKRNGGSTNSSCSCSSYYSTTNSSASSLESFDHASVLSDTPPPPPPRPLPPCPRVLPEPPELPPLKSCTLPANASRPERFDWLIAFTPDTETPPLEKRKVAGEGTFLKATLGSRVTTFKELRYKSKQSSPPAPSEPEPDPAVITPDPDILYNLKWRKEKSDGDGSQWEYTSQAQASFFRPPPPTPASLALFREMRHLNIEGGGQLETNSSPKIGCSVSEGNLLTMNVEREADGHYRKSEEKASQVRGRADGGRTWESRTAVRSLSFTDSLQRGGFWMGEDARAPLRGQGLSSLCLQEKRALVSAVSVAVEAILSQFNSSRTLVQKSLLALSGDSSVNPSLGRLVLQCLCPALRNLLSDGLKPHQSDLIAGRRPNSPWGLVQASTKTGPSTQALHALQCRVAELPQLKQSRHRFNAFLLGLLNIKLLDYWISHLQTCSDLLETYYRPNSFMLLSLTACQPLFEELLLLLQPLSLLTFNLDLLFQHHHLDPASPAVSPAYQSPPSQDLRFRSSSLAPPPGRRLEKVPEQSVAAAASRNLQPGSRGPVTVTACVSKRETSPQLQWLQEKEIAPPEDEAGNRLSQQAGQVIQEGWGAVLRWGERLGQNLGALRSAGEGACEDAKRGSPSDRCSTQDLIRPSKDESQWDRSAALPWGLGRLFGASKSPTDPPAHTPPTRRPSHWLAPSVSVLTRMVSNTKSNLPDKITLESSEEKLTEKEREESGGNGTRVSRPLCLPRAVRTLCDHSGLGAELSFQKGEELVVLGGVDQDWIRCRQGDKEGLVPISYTSLIM comes from the exons ATGCACTCCTCTTCTCGCAACTCGGTGCCGCCGCGGCCCCGTCGACGTGTCGAGGCAAAGCcacaaggtcatgtgaccaaaagGGAGGACAAAAACATGAACGGCACACTTAACACAGTCTCCTCTTCCCCTGGACGGGGCAGCCGAGGACCTCCTGAGTCTTCCAGGTTACGAGCTGGCGCCCAGGCGGGCCGTAAGCCTGTTGCTCAGCCAGCATTAATGCGGCAGCAGCAACATCAAGGCCAGCTTGTGGCAGCTAAAGCAAAACCCAGGGCTGGAAATGCAGTGTCCAACTTGCCCCCTCCTGTTGTCGATCCGAACTGCAACGAACCAAGGCTGCCTTGTCTTTGTTGTGATGGCCACTCCCCCCAGGACAGTAACAGCCTCTTCAAtcacaaccacaacaacaacaacaccatcGCCATGAGACATCATTTAGGGCTTCAGGCCCCACATGGCAGAGATGAGGAAAAGGTGGAGAAGGAGGCAGAGGAGGCTAAGGAAGCAGAACAAAGTCCTGATGAGGCACAAGAGGAGAACATTATCAGTGCTGCCTCTCAGGATAAAGAGAAAGCAGAGGAAAGTCCCATCACAGATGACAAAGAAAAATCTGATGAAGATGAGTGCGACACTGATATTGACGCTAGTGAGGAGGTAGATGTCAATGGAAATGCCGAAGAGCAACAggatgctgatgatgatgacgacgacgaggatgatgatgatacaTTAGTACCTTCTTGTTGTGATTGCCCAGCCTCAATGCTGGAGTTCTCTCTGTCTTCATCTACCTCATCATCTTCTACATCCATCAGTAGCTGCTCTGATTTTGAACTGGATTGCATGGATACATTCTCTTTGCAAAAGCAAGAGGAACCAGCAGGGTATCCACCACGTAACTCTACTGTGACCCAACCCTGCACCCTTCCACTGGATGCCTCCATGGAGCACATCTCTTCACCCTGCTCCCCAGATGAAGGCTATCCCTCTGCGCCTTCCTCTCCATGCTCTGATTTTACTGAAAGCAATGGGAAACCAGGTCTGATTGGGACCAAAATGAAATTTTTAGATTCTATTGACGATATCAGATTCTATCGAGTTGTCCAAATGGCACAGTGGGACTTGGCAGATGAGATGGGGCTGAGAGATCGACTGGACCACCTGTACAGGTTGGAGAATGTGAACAAACAGTTAAAAATGACTTACCTGGCAAAGCTTCAAGAAGGAATGGGTTTTGAGGAAGAAGATCTCTCAGGTGTGTTGGATGAGATGGGAAACACTGAAATTCCCTGGAAACTGTACAAAGGAGACAGTCAGTGTTACTCCCAGGAATTCTCTGATGCTGGTGTGGACCTCACCGCTCCATCAGATTTGGATGAGCCAGCTGCAGATTCTCTTGCTCCTTCACCACTTGAGCCACCACCAAGGCCCCCGAAACCTACAACGAGGCACATTATTAGCCAACCTgaaactcacacatacataaatataagtGGAAACTCACCTGTAATGTCTTCAACTACGCCACCTTCCTTCAGTACATTCTCGCCGTTGCCATCTGCTAAGGCCAGTAAGAAGTCCATTCCAGACCCTCCAGCcctgcctcctcctccatctcaaACCGTACCCTACTTCACCCTGTACACTGCTAGTCCTACCTTGGCCTCACCCACACCACCAATCCCACCCCCTAGAAGACGCCACAAGGCCCGTCTGGAGGCACAGAGGTGCGCTCAGCTTCAGGCTGACAAATCACCAATGTCACTTCCACCTCCAACCTCCAAGCCCCCACCACTACCTCCTCCACCTGCCCTGCCCTCACCCCCTAAAATTCCCCCACCACCTTCTctacctcctcctccatcctttCATGCCCTGGATGTGGAGATACGGAAACTGCTGGCCCTGGCTGGGCTGACTCAGGCAGAGCTGCTGAAGCTGAGCCCCGAGCTGGGGGTGTGCGTCAGTGGCATCCTGGTGGACGAGGATGATGTCACTATTCCAGAACCTTCTAGAATGAGTCAAgttcaagaaaagaaagtcAAAGACAACAGGATGCAAACTGGTGACGAGAAGGGAAAGGGGACAGtggagatggatggatggacagagAAGATTGGAGGAACACAGGGACCAAAAGCAATAGATGTAGAAGCACATGTGGTTGAGGATAGGGAGGCTAATGGCGACACCTTGAAGACCACCTCTTTCACAGAGATGGCAAGAAGACGCAAACGCAATGGCGGGAGTACTAACTCGAGCTGCAGCTGTAGCTCATACTATAGCACCACAAACAGCTCAGCTAGCAGCTTGGAAAGTTTTGATCATGCATCTGTGTTATCTGataccccaccaccacctcccccgCGACCTTTACCCCCATGCCCCCGTGTGCTGCCGGAGCCCCCAGAACTGCCCCCGTTAAAGTCGTGCACACTTCCAGCAAATGCATCCCGGCCGGAGCGATTTGACTGGCTCATTGCTTTCACCCCAGATACAGAGACCCCCCCTTTGGAAAAGAGGAAGGTTGCTGGTGAGGGAACGTTCCTCAAGGCCACACTGGGTTCGAGAGTAACCACTTTCAAAGAGCTTCGCTACAAAAGTAAGCAGAGCTCTCCACCAGCACCATCTGAACCAGAGCCAGATCCAGCAGTCATAACACCAGACCCCGATATCCTGTATAACCTCAAGTGGAGGAAAGAGAAGAGTGATGGTGATGGCAGCCAATGGGAGTACACGTCGCAAGCTCAAGCCTCTTTCTTTCGGCCTCCACCACCAACTCCTGCTTCACTTGCACTCTTCAGGGAGATGCGTCACCTGAACATTGAGGGTGGTGGACAGTTGGAGACCAATTCCTCGCCAAAGATTGGCTGTTCAGTTAGTGAGGGTAATCTTTTGACCATGAATGTTGAAAGGGAGGCAGATGGACACTACAGGAAATCAGAAGAGAAAGCGTCCCAAGTGAGGGGGAGAGCAGATGGAGGAAGAACGTGGGAATCAAGGACTGCAG TGCGCAGTCTATCATTCACCGACTCGCTACAGAGAGGAGGGTTCTGGATGGGCGAGGATGCAAGGGCTCCCTTAAGAGGTCAAGGTCTGTCCTCTCTGTGCCTGCAGGAAAAGAGAg CTCTGGTCAGTGCAGTGAGCGTCGCAGTGGAGGCCATCTTGTCTCAGTTCAACTCCTCAAGGACTCTTGTGCAGAAG TCCCTATTA GCCCTATCCGGAGACAGTAGTGTAAATCCTTCCCTGGGCCGCCTGGTGCTGCAGTGTCTTTGCCCAGCGCTCCGCAACCTGCTGTCCGACGGGCTTAAGCCACACCAAAGTGACCTCATTGCGGGCAGGAGGCCAAATTCACCATGGGGTCTCGTGCAGGCCTCCACGAAGACAG GCCCCAGCACCCAGGCCCTTCACGCCCTTCAGTGCAGAGTAGCTGAGCTGCCCCAGCTCAAACAGAGTCGTCACAGATTCAATGCTTTCCTGCTTGGCCTCCTTAA TATCAAACTCCTTGATTATTGGATTTCCCACCTGCAGACATGTAGTG ATTTGCTGGAGACATACTACCGTCCAAATTCCTTTATGCTGCTGTCACTGACTGCCTGTCAGCCTCTCTTCGAAgaacttctcctcctcctccagcctctgtctctcctgacctttaaccttgaTCTGTTGTTCCAACATCACCACCTTGACCCTGCATCCCCAGCTGTGTCTCCTGCTTATCAGAGCCCACCCAGTCAGGACCTCCGCTTCCGCAGCTCATCTCTGGCCCCGCCTCCGGGGCGTCGGCTGGAGAAGGTGCCGGAGCAGAGCGTTGCAGCAGCAGCCAGCAGGAACCTTCAACCAGGCAGTCGTGGCCCAGTGACGGTCACCGCTTGTGTCAGTAAGAGAGAGACGAGTCCCCAGCTCCAGTGGCTGCAGGAGAAAGAGATCGCGCCACCTGAAGATGAAGCTGGGAACAGGCTCTCCCAGCAGGCAGGGCAGGTCATTCAGGAGGGCTGGGGGGCTGTACTACGCTGGGGGGAGCGTTTGGGGCAAAACCTGGGGGCTTTGAGGTCTGCTGGTGAAGGGGCCTGTGAAGATGCAAAGAGAGGCTCTCCATCTGACCGCTGTAGCACACAAGACCTCATCAGACCCAGCAAAGATGAATCTCAATGGGACAGAAGTGCAGCTTTACCCTGGGGACTGGGGAGACTATTTGGTGCCTCCAAAAGTCCCACAGATCCTCCAGcacacaccccacccaccaG GCGCCCGTCTCACTGGCTTGCACCTAGTGTGTCGGTTCTCACGCGCATGGTGAGCAACACCAAAAGTAATCTCCCTGATAAGATAACACTGGAATCCAGTGAAGAAAAGctgacagagaaagaaagagaggaaagtGGAGGGAATGGAACCCGAGTCAG TCGGCCTCTTTGTCTACCCAGGGCGGTGAGGACACTGTGTGACCATTCGGGCTTGGGGGCAGAGCTGAGCTTTCAGAAGGGGGAGGAGCTCGTGGTACTGGGAGGCGTGGACCAAGACTGGATTCGCTGTCGACAGGGAGATAAGGAGGGGCTTGTTCCCATTAGCTACACCTCTCTTATCATGTAA